The genomic interval CGATGAGGTAGATAGGTTCGAGGTGGAAGTGTGGCGACACATGGAGCTGACGAATACTAATCGATCGAGGACTTAACCACAATTAAAACTTGTTTCAATGTTCGTTTATCCAGTTTTGAAAGAACAAGAAGATACATACTTGACTTTAATATAAAAGATGTTATAATAATTCTTGTCTTTGAAAATAGTCTAGTGATGATGGCAAAGAGGTCACACCCGTTCCCATACCGAACACTGAAGTTAAGCTCTTTAGCGCCGATGGTAGTTGGGGGCTTCCCCCTGTGAGAGTAGGACATCGCTAGGCTAACCTTGATATCGTTCCGAAGTAGCTCAGTGGTAGAGCAACCGGCTGTTAACCGGTTGGTCGCAGGTTCGAGCCCTGCCTTCGGAGCCATCTTCTTGGAGAGTTGTCCGAGAGGTCGAAGGAGCACGATTGGAAATCGTGTAGGCGGTTAACACTGTCTCAAGGGTTCAAATCCCTTACTCTCCGCCAACCTTTAAACAACGTTTATTGGCCCGTTGGTCAAGTGGTTAAGACACCGCCCTTTCACGGCGGTAACACGGGTTCGAATCCCGTACGGGTCACCACTATTGAATATGGAGGATTAGCTCAGCTGGGAGAGCACCTGCCTTACAAGCAGGGGGTCGGCGGTTCGAACCCGTCATCCTCCACCATTATTATTATCGCGGGGTGGAGCAGTTCGGTAGCTCGTCGGGCTCATAACCCGAAGGTCACAGGTTCAAATCCTGTCCCCGCAACCAAAAGGTCCCGTGGTGTAGCGGTTAACATGCCTGCCTGTCACGCAGGAGATCGCCGGTTCGATCCCGGTCGGGACCGCCATTTTAATATAAAAAGTGGGTCAGTAGCTCAGTTGGTAGAGCATTAGACTGAAGCTCTAAGTGTCGGCGGTTCGATTCCGTCCTGACCCACCATTTATTCCTAAATGCCGGTGTAGCTCAGTTGGTAGAGCAACTGACTTGTAATCAGTAGGTCGTGGGTTCGACTCCTATCGCCGGCACCATTTGGTGGGGTAGCGAAGTGGCTAAACGCGGCGGACTGTAAATCCGCTCCTTAGGGTTCGGCGGTTCGAATCCGTCCCCCACCACCATTTATCTGAATAGGGGCATAGTTCAACGGTAGAATAGAGGTCTCCAAAACCTTTGGTGTGGGTTCGATTCCTACTGCCCCTGCCAGATTTTTTTGTTATGAACAGAACATAAATAGTGGCGATTGTGGCGAAGTGGTTAACGCATCGGATTGTGGTTCCGACACTCGTGGGTTCGATTCCCATCAGTCGCCCCATTAATAATCTAAAGTAAATTTTATATAATGGCGATTGTGGCGAAGTGGTTAACGCATCGGATTGTGGTTCCGACATTCGTGGGTTCGATTCCCATCAGTCGCCCCATTTAATAATAAAAGTTGTTGGGGTATAGCCAAGCGGTAAGGCAACGGATTTTGATTCCGTCATGCCTAGGTTCGAATCCTAGTACCCCAGCCATTTGCGGAAGTAGTTCAGTGGTAGAACACCACCTTGCCAAGGTGGGGGTCGCGGGTTCGAACCCCGTCTTCCGCTCCATTTTACGGCGGCATAGCCAAGTGGTAAGGCACAGGTCTGCAACACCTTTATCACCGGTTCAAATCCGGTTGCCGCCTCCAATTTAGTATAAATTGGGGATTTTTTTTCCTCTTTTTTAAATGAATATTTTGCGGAAGTAGTTCAGTGGTAGAACACCACCTTGCCAAGGTGGGGGTCGCGGGTTCGAACCCCGTCTTCCGCTCCAAATCTTTTGTAAGTATGAGAAAATTGATTTATCATACTGGAAAAATACTATAATGCCTGAGTGGTGGAATGGCAGACACGTCGGACTCAAAATCCGATGCCAGCGATGGCGTGTGGGTTCGAGTCCCACCTCAGGTATCATCTAAACTTCAACTTCGGTTGGAGTTTTTTATTTTGCTTATAAGAAATATGCCTCATACCTTTGGCAATGTTATAATACAATTGATTGAAAGAGGTGGAAGATTTGAATAGTAGACCAAAAAAATTAACACAAGGCGATACGGTAGGTGTTTTAGCACTGAGTAGTCCATTAAAGATGGAGCAGCTACCGATTAAGCTTGAATTTCTTGAAAAATTAGGGTTGAAGTATAAACTAGGACAGACGATTGCGGAGTATGAAGGGTTTTTGGCTGGCAGTGATGAGGAACGTCTTGCGGATTTATATGCAATGATAGCGGATGATGAAATTAAGGCTATATTTTGTGTGCGTGGTGGCTATGGTATTGGAAGATTGCTAGATAAAATCGATTATCAGCTATTGCAGGAGCACCCTAAAATTATTTGGGGTTTCTCTGATGTAACGAGCTTGCATTTAGCTGTTAATCAATATGCTAATTTAGTTACTTTCCACGGACCGATGTTAAGTGAGAGTAGTGACATTTTAGATGAGCTGTCAGAGAAAATGTTTCAGCAATTATTTGCACCGATTGAAATTCATTATGATGAACGGATTTCAAAGCTTGAAACGGTTGTCTCAGGCGTGGCTCGTGGCGAATTGATTGGTGGTAATTTGAATCGCTTAGTGAGCACACTTGCGACGAAATTTGAGATAGATTTCTCTAATAAAATTGTCATACTAGAAGATATTCATGAATCGCTTGACCGCATTGATGGTATGTTTAATCAATTGCGTTTAGCTCGCAAGCTAGAGCAAGCGGCTGGCTATATTATTGGTGATTTTAATGGTGTTGATGAGGCTGAGCTACTAAAGATTGTTTCCCACTATTTAAAGCCATTAAATAAGCCTGTATTAGCTGGCTTTAAAATTGGACATTGCAGACCGAATATTGGTCTTCCATTAGGAGTAGAGGCGATAATCGATGCGGATGCAAAAGTGTTAAGGGTATTGCCAGGTGTAGAAGAATAAAGAAGCTGCTCTGTAGGCAAATTGCTTACGGGCAGCTTCTTTTCGTAGCAAGCGTTTAGAAATCAA from Metasolibacillus fluoroglycofenilyticus carries:
- a CDS encoding S66 peptidase family protein; the protein is MNSRPKKLTQGDTVGVLALSSPLKMEQLPIKLEFLEKLGLKYKLGQTIAEYEGFLAGSDEERLADLYAMIADDEIKAIFCVRGGYGIGRLLDKIDYQLLQEHPKIIWGFSDVTSLHLAVNQYANLVTFHGPMLSESSDILDELSEKMFQQLFAPIEIHYDERISKLETVVSGVARGELIGGNLNRLVSTLATKFEIDFSNKIVILEDIHESLDRIDGMFNQLRLARKLEQAAGYIIGDFNGVDEAELLKIVSHYLKPLNKPVLAGFKIGHCRPNIGLPLGVEAIIDADAKVLRVLPGVEE